From the genome of Rudaeicoccus suwonensis:
GACCCGCAGCAGCGTGGTCATGGCCGATGCGCCGTCGATGCTCGCAGCCTCATCGAGGTCTCGAGGAATGCCGTCGAAGTAGCCTGCGAGCATCCAGATCGCGAACGGCAACGAGAACGTCAGGTAGGTGATGATCAGTCCGGTGCGCGTCTGATACAGCAGGGTGAAGCCCAGCGCCTTGTCGATGTTGACGAAGATCAGGAACAACGGCAACAGGAACAGGATGCCGGGGAACATCTGCGTGGACAGGATCGTGGTGGTGAACACGCTGCGACCGCGGAAGGTCCACCGCGACACCGCGTATCCGGCGAAGATCGCGACGAGCACGCTCAGCACCGTCGAGATGGAACTGACGATGACGCTGTTCAGGAAGTACTTGCCCAGCGGCACGGTGCTCCAGATGTCCTTGAACGGCTCCAGCGTCATGTGCGTCGGCCACCAGTGGAAAGCGCCTTGCACCTCGCCCAGTGGTTTGACCGAACTGGTCAGCAGCACCCACATCGGCACCAGCACGAACAGGCTCAGCACAACGAGGACGATCACGCGAAAGACTCTGAAGGACAAAGGTTCACGCACGACGAGACCTCCGGTTGAAGATGAGCAGGTAGGCCCCGGTAACCACGAGCAGGAACAACAACAGCAGCACCGACATGGCCGAACCGAAGCCGAAGTTCCAGTTGACGAAGGACGCCCCGTAGATGTGCACCGAGACCAGGT
Proteins encoded in this window:
- a CDS encoding carbohydrate ABC transporter permease — translated: MIVLVVLSLFVLVPMWVLLTSSVKPLGEVQGAFHWWPTHMTLEPFKDIWSTVPLGKYFLNSVIVSSISTVLSVLVAIFAGYAVSRWTFRGRSVFTTTILSTQMFPGILFLLPLFLIFVNIDKALGFTLLYQTRTGLIITYLTFSLPFAIWMLAGYFDGIPRDLDEAASIDGASAMTTLLRVVLPAARPGVIAVAVYSFMTSWGEILFASQMTNPSTETLAIGLQSYSTQINVYWNQVMAASLVVSLPIVVIFLLLQRYLVAGLTAGAVK